The DNA window actttttatgctaagtatattactttttattgtgaatatggatagggttgactcgtctcacagattatgataagtgagacggtctcacatgaaactcactTAATTAGTTTTTACATCAATTACTGTTTCCACAAACGTAATTAGTAATGAAAACACAAAtaatcggatttaaaatcttgTAACTTTGAAGTTAAAAAATTAGTTTTGACTCGTCGAACCCATTTAATCGAACTAAATAATCCATTTACCTTTCATgcatagaatttttttttaggcaaactaatttggaaaaaaaaaagttgattcctttgtctttttttttttttaaacaaacagGATAACATAATTTGGCCAAAAGAAGGAAATTGTCATAATTTTGACTAGAAAGGgaaaaaaatataaagtttGTATATGAATTTTAGTTTAAAAAGTGTAATTCAATTTAGAAAATTAAAGCGAATACAAAATGTAGCAGTAGCACTAGTAATTaattcaaaaaagaaaaaaaataaaaagactataaatattaaagataataaataaatggatgaataaatttatttttgctacaaattaattaattaaaagaaaataaatatattcataATTCAAAAAATCATGGATTgccataatataaattaaatccaTGGTGGGAAGAACTTGGTTTCATCATCTTCGGATGCTTTCCTGATGCTATGCCTGGCGCACGCGAGAACACACTCTCTCTTGCACTCGCTGTCGGTGAAAACCTTGATCTGCGCGCAGTCGAAGTAGCATTCCGCCATGCAATGCGGATTGATGTTCGGCGTCTCCGCCGCCTGTGCCACCACGAACAACAGAATCAACGCTGTTAAAGCAACCCAGTTGCAGGTTCTTGCCATCgttatatatgtattttatcAGAGGAAGTTATTTTACGGTGAATCAATCCAACTGTTGTATTTATAGAATGGTGAGATTTGTGAAGGGCTGCGTACTTGCGTCTGTCTTTTCGCTTTTCGGGCTTAATATCCAAGCATTAATTGCTCGCGGCTTTTCGCAAATGGGATTCATTAATTTACCAATAGCGATTCGTTCGCCACCTTTTAAAATCGTTTACGACATTTTAGCAACTTTAATTTTAATGAGTGAATTAACAGGCAACAGCCCAGGTCCATGAACAAATATGTGAATATGGCATTATGATAAATATTGGATAAAAAATTTACTATAATTTTGATCTATTGCAAGTGCTGTGGAGTCCTTATaatctttttctttttgttttttttttattatctttttttcaagaaatttgTTTCCATGTGTTTTTAATTTAAAGTTCCAAATTGGGTGGGATTTTAATTGAAATTGTTGTAGAAATAACTAATGCTTGTTCAGTGATTATATTTTACAGAGAGTACATATCAACTTCCAATATTTCCCACTTCTGTAAAATAAATGGATACTTACTAAGTTTCGATAGTCAAGATGACCAAAAAAACGTCCTTGTATTTCTCCTAAAGTAGTTTCTTCAACAGCTCAAGAAAAAATGTAAATTCACAAGTTAAGCTTCATAAACTTTGCATTCCTCGTCTGCAGGATTGGTCTTGCAGAAGTCCTCCAATGGATCTCCACTTCCTTGCACAGATGCTCCAGACCACTTATTCGCCACAAGGTGAGCCAAATCAACAACCCTTTGGCTGAAAAATATCGAACATGACCGGCATTAAAGATATGACTCGATCAAATATGTTTTGTACAAGTATGGAACATTAATCTATCTATAAGCAATCAAAGAAGTTCTGGTGCACACTCCAGGGGAAGATTTAGCGGAGTGAGAAGAGGCAGTCTCCCCCTTAACCGGAAAAAATTTCGTTTTTAATGCAGTTTTAGAAAAACCTCTTTGTTCCACTCTTCCATTATTCTGGATCTATCCATGCAGTCTGCATACACTTCATGTGATAGAAATATATACAATGATAACACATACCTATATCCCCATTCATTATCGTACCAAGCCACGACCTTCACCATATCGTCTCCCATCACCATTGTCAATGAAGAATCGATGGTTGAAGAAACGTCAGAGCATCGGAAATCAACAGAAACAAGAGGGATGTCACACACATCCAACACGCCAGCCAATGGTCCTTTGGCTGCTTTTCTGAAAGCAGCATTGACATCTTCGGCCGTTAGTCCTTTTTTCTCGACATTGACAACCAGGTCAACCACAGATACATTAGGCGTTGGCACACGAAGAGCAATGCCATTGAGTTTCCCCTTGAGCTGGGGTAGCACAAGTGACACAGCCTTTGCTGCACCCGTGCTGGTTGGCACTATGTTGAGTGCTGCAGCTCTAGCTCTCCTCAAGTCTCGGTGGGAAGCGTCCAGGAGCCTCTGCATATAACACAGTTCAAACGATCATATACAGTTGCAGATCCATGAAGGAATTTGTGTAACACGAGGTCGAGACCTAATGGATTTATGGGCAACAACATCTAGGAAACCCTCCCTCCAACACCCCCCAGCCCCCATGCCGATCGTACAACATCAAAATGAGCATGTACAGAACACGGGACCGATTCAATGGTTATCAATGCACCTGTTATGTATAAATAAGAATAGCAGATAGTTTGTTGAAGCGAAATTACCTGGTCACCAGTGTAAGAGTGAGTGGTCGTCATTGTACCTTTAACAATGCCTGGAAATCGAACCAAAAAAAGCACACTCTGGTGAATATTGAAACTTACCCATGAAACATAAGACTCTAGTACTATGTTGCAAGAATAGCATGCTTTTAACAGTTTACTACTTCGGAATTTTGAATACCCTTTTACACGAACTGAATCAGAATACAGGCCTCAATCCTGAAAAATCGTCTTACCAAACTCTTCGTCCATGATCTTCACGAATGGAGCCAAACAGTTGGTCGTGCAAGAAGCATTGCTGCAAAAATTCCAACTCTTAGATCTTAGGCTACTCGTAAAGTCTCTCTAACATTACTTTTCGAGGAAGAAAAACACTAATGAAATGTATGGACCTTATGATATCAGCTACCTCGTGATAGTAATCCTGCTCGTTTACCCCTACCACGTAGGTTGGAATATCAGCACCCTTTGCCGGAGCAGTGATGAGAACCTTCTTTGCTCCGGCTTGGATGTGCTTACCTGCTCCTGGACCGTCAACAAATACACCTGTTCCCTGTATTAAAACCGTTCGGTTCTTCAAAACTGTCTCTCAAACAAGCAGATTTAAAGATTCAATCCTTAATACTCAAAACTAGGGTAAAGAAACATAAATCTTGATGGCTTGAGTTCAATCCCACCTCAATTACAATGTCTATTCCGAGTTCTGCCCAAGGAAGTTGGAGAGGGTCCCTGCTAGATACAACCTTGATTGGCTTCCCGTCAACACTGATGGTCTCTTTATCGACTATTTTAACATCTGCTTTGAACGTACCCAGTATCGAGTCATACTTGAGCAAGTGAGAGGCCTGAAATGCCATTGAATGAATCATACAAAAGAAAGTCCGGTATAAGAGAACAAATAACACCTCCAGAATCTAATCAAGAAACTGGGCTCTTTATGCTTACATTTTTTACACCTCCACTGTCATTGACCACAACAACTTCCAGTGGCGAGTTCTTGCGGCCATGCCAGCACCGGAGGAAGTTCCTCCCGATACGTCCAAATCCGTTGATAGCTACCTTCAATTTGGCTACGGTCTCTCCATTCAATGGGGTAGATCCCGCGGTCTAATGTAGCACATCATACACATTATTTTGTATTAGGAGACCGGAAGTAATCATGCATCGACCTATATATTCTTCTTTTGTAACTAAATACCTTTGGAGTGAGCTGAGCAGCGACTACATCAAAGAAAGAAGTGTCCCTATTATTCTTGGAGAAGGTCACACATCCACTGGACCTAAGGCCAGAGAACTCTGCTACTTCCAGCTTCTACAAAACAATTAAAAAGTACCACCAATATTCAATCAGAGCCCTTGAAATAGTACTGTTAGAACTGTATATCAATTAACCAGATTCGAAAATTCCAAAAAAGGGTTCTTAATCAATGATATGAAAGCGAGATTGAAATGTTAGAGATaaaaaatacttaaaaataaatttaaaaacctCTCAGCACTTGTATTTAAGAACTGGAGGAGTCAGAAAGACTAAAAAATTTTCCAGGAATTGGTGTGAAATCACATTGTTTGTTCGAAAGTTTAGCAGGGAAGGTTCCGATTGGCTACATGCATCGGAGAAAAAGTGAAGACAACAAATACCTTAGAGAAGCATTGAGCTGAAAAAAAGTGGGAATCCTTGGAGGGGAGCCTGGTGCTCGTTGGGATTCTTGAAGAGGCCAAAGCTGCATGGGAAGCCATGGCCGCAACTAAAACAACTTTACAAAACACTTCTAGCTATatataacttcaagaacattaTTTTAGCAATTGAAAGCCTTGCCTCGAAATTATGGTTGCGAGTGGTTTATTGTAGTGAGTGGTGAGGATGATGTGTGAACTTGATATCAGATAAGATGAtgctatttttttaaatatagaaATTTGAACCACATATTGTTCCTGAATTGATTTTGTTTGGTTTCGTTCTTTTTCATTCACGGTGTGCCCTTTCACTATTGTAGAAAGATATATGCTTTTTTAGAAGATATATGAGGtgaaagaaatcaagaaaatccaCAGCCATTGGATTTATCATCTGGCTGAGATGCATTCATAACTGATGGTACATATGTGTTGCGGCAGAAATATATTTTCTTCCGTCTATGTGGGCGATGCCGCGACGGCAATCATGTGAGCGAGccaaaaatgctttctttttccttGGGAAAAAAATAAGAAAGAGATATGACTCAGCCCCTTGAGATTAGATCCGAGTACAACATTTgcaagaaaatcacaattaatTTCCTTTGATTCATATAGTTTTTTCTAATGCTTTTCCCCCAAAAAGTTGTCATCGTGTCGAGTTGAGAAAATGCAGTTTTTTAAGAATTGAATGCATTTCAATGTTTTCAGAATCAGCTCTAAGGGTGACCATTTCGATATAGATTTTACAACATCCCATCACCGagttaatatttattattataggTATGTTTCTCAAATATTAGACTCCCAAAAGCGAAAGAAGTCGTGATTGTAATTCATGACGCACGACCAAATCCTACACATTAATGTTTTGGAAAACTATCATCCATTAACCATCAAGATACTAGAGTTAAAACCTGGAATGAAGTGCTAATGCTTTAAAAGCACACTAATATTAGGGTCATCAAATGAATCAAGAGCTAAGCAATGGAATGACCAAGGTATTATTTACTCCAATGTTGTATTCTAAACCTTGTCAAACGAACAGAGAATCACCATGTTTAACGAAGTAAATAAAGCTAACACGATGACTAGCATTGTAGCATCGTAATCATCTCAAATAACTGGAGAAGAGCAAGAGAGATCTAGATGAGTGCTTCAATGTCATCGGCGCCGATTGCTACTCCATTTGGGGGTTCTTCTGATATCAACTGATTGGATACATTATCAATAGCAGAGTTGAGCTGTTCAATCTTCTCAGACAGCTTCTTCCGTTGCTTCTGAGGATATGATATGTTGTTAGGATCAAGTAACAAGATAAGACTGCACACTATACAGTACTGACTTTATGAAATTACGGAGTACATGTTGAGCAAATTccgccaaaaaaaaaaacaaagataaaAGATAATCCTAATGGTGTGATTTTAGTTGACAATTAATGGTATTGAGCCATTGGCATTTACTAGCAAAAGCACTTTCTTTGTTGTGGAAGACCATGACcatttgattttgctgaaaattGTTTATCCTTCTCAGGTGCTAGTTATGCAACAAGCAACAGATGTAAAACTCTTTCTTTGTCAAAAGCCAGGTTTCACAATGGCTCAGTACAGCCCTCTCACCATAGAATAGCTTATTCAGGGAGGATGGCCTCTAGTTGAAGACATTTTGCTGGTGGTCTTTTGATTAATTTTTGTAAACCTAGGGTACACAATATGAGATGCTTTTTGTTTATAAAGAATTCGGCACTAAGAAACTAACTGTAATATATAAATATGCATAATAATCATCAGATCACTTTTAGATCGTTGGGAAGTAGGATCTTTGATGATTATTATTTATTGAG is part of the Primulina eburnea isolate SZY01 chromosome 1, ASM2296580v1, whole genome shotgun sequence genome and encodes:
- the LOC140841272 gene encoding glyceraldehyde-3-phosphate dehydrogenase B, chloroplastic, which codes for MASHAALASSRIPTSTRLPSKDSHFFSAQCFSKKLEVAEFSGLRSSGCVTFSKNNRDTSFFDVVAAQLTPKTAGSTPLNGETVAKLKVAINGFGRIGRNFLRCWHGRKNSPLEVVVVNDSGGVKNASHLLKYDSILGTFKADVKIVDKETISVDGKPIKVVSSRDPLQLPWAELGIDIVIEGTGVFVDGPGAGKHIQAGAKKVLITAPAKGADIPTYVVGVNEQDYYHEVADIISNASCTTNCLAPFVKIMDEEFGIVKGTMTTTHSYTGDQRLLDASHRDLRRARAAALNIVPTSTGAAKAVSLVLPQLKGKLNGIALRVPTPNVSVVDLVVNVEKKGLTAEDVNAAFRKAAKGPLAGVLDVCDIPLVSVDFRCSDVSSTIDSSLTMVMGDDMVKVVAWYDNEWGYSQRVVDLAHLVANKWSGASVQGSGDPLEDFCKTNPADEECKVYEA